One Mycolicibacterium goodii genomic region harbors:
- a CDS encoding ABC transporter substrate-binding protein yields MRDAVRTGFVLAACATLVAACSGSQPGGGGEDGSPPAMEPLSVVGEGEGQLNLIAWAGYAEDGSNDPAVDWVRPFEQQTGCQVNVKIGNTSDEMVQLMRSGQYDGVSASGDATLRLIYAGDVAPVNTELVPNYETIAEFLKDQPWNSVDGQMYGIPHGWGANLLMYNVNVVRDAPNSWAAVFDDAAKYRGRVTAYDSPIYIADAALYLSKTRPELGIEDPYSLTSEQLDAATELLKAQRENIGEYWSDYTKEVQAFESGTSVIGTTWQVIANTIGAGNKVQVNTVLPKEGSTGWSDTWMLSSKAAHPNCMYKWMDWIVSPEVNAQVAEYFGEAPAQTKACEHTTEKDFCDIYHATDAEFAAKIHYWTTPQTKCVDGSGETCTAYSEWVDKWQQIKG; encoded by the coding sequence ATGCGCGATGCAGTCCGTACCGGATTCGTTCTCGCCGCGTGCGCGACGCTCGTCGCCGCGTGCTCGGGTTCACAACCGGGCGGCGGAGGCGAGGATGGTTCGCCACCGGCGATGGAACCGCTGAGCGTCGTCGGCGAGGGCGAAGGCCAGTTGAATCTGATCGCGTGGGCCGGCTACGCCGAGGACGGCTCCAACGACCCGGCGGTCGACTGGGTGAGGCCGTTCGAGCAGCAGACCGGTTGCCAGGTGAACGTCAAGATCGGCAACACCTCCGATGAGATGGTGCAGCTGATGAGAAGCGGCCAGTACGACGGTGTTTCGGCATCGGGGGACGCCACGCTGCGCCTCATCTACGCCGGCGACGTGGCACCGGTGAACACCGAACTGGTGCCCAACTACGAAACCATCGCCGAGTTCCTCAAGGATCAGCCGTGGAATTCCGTCGACGGCCAGATGTACGGGATACCCCACGGCTGGGGCGCCAACCTGCTGATGTACAACGTCAATGTCGTTCGGGACGCCCCGAACTCGTGGGCCGCGGTGTTCGACGACGCCGCGAAGTACCGAGGCAGGGTCACCGCGTACGACTCCCCCATCTACATCGCCGATGCGGCGTTGTACCTGTCGAAGACCAGGCCCGAACTCGGCATCGAGGACCCGTACTCGCTGACGTCCGAACAACTCGATGCCGCAACCGAACTGCTCAAGGCGCAACGCGAGAACATCGGCGAATACTGGTCGGACTACACCAAGGAGGTGCAGGCCTTCGAGTCGGGCACCTCGGTGATCGGCACCACCTGGCAGGTCATCGCCAACACCATCGGCGCAGGCAACAAGGTGCAGGTCAACACCGTGCTCCCCAAGGAGGGGTCCACGGGCTGGTCGGACACCTGGATGTTGTCGTCGAAAGCCGCCCACCCGAATTGCATGTACAAGTGGATGGACTGGATCGTCTCACCGGAGGTCAACGCACAGGTCGCGGAGTACTTCGGCGAGGCTCCGGCTCAGACCAAGGCGTGCGAGCACACCACCGAGAAGGATTTCTGCGACATCTACCACGCCACCGACGCGGAGTTCGCGGCCAAGATCCACTACTGGACCACCCCGCAGACCAAGTGCGTCGACGGCAGCGGTGAGACCTGCACGGCCTACAGCGAGTGGGTCGACAAGTGGCAGCAGATCAAGGGCTGA
- a CDS encoding ABC transporter ATP-binding protein: MPSGESVGAPGSGAAAVDPPPPRIELVGVRKVFGDSRHEVVAVEHADIAVADGELFAILGPSGSGKTTVLRMIAGFETPTAGTIRLGGADVTGVPARHRDVNTVFQEYALFPHMTVAQNVEYGLRVRGVPKAERRRRAADALDMVRLTDQARRRPMQLSGGQRQRVALARALVGRPRVLLLDEPLGALDLKLREQMQVELKSIQREVGITFVIVTHDQDEALTLCDRLAVFNNGRIEQIGPAREVYEHPANRFVADFVGTSNVLDGADAVAVFGRSGTLAVRPERIAVAAAGTDPATGHRGVAATVTEIIYAGPLTRIAATTSGGVTVNASVLTTSSSLPQDISHGAPITLTWPESAVHHLSD; the protein is encoded by the coding sequence ATGCCTTCGGGGGAATCGGTCGGCGCACCCGGCTCCGGCGCCGCAGCCGTCGATCCGCCGCCACCGCGCATCGAGCTGGTCGGGGTCCGCAAGGTGTTCGGCGACAGCCGTCACGAAGTGGTGGCCGTCGAGCATGCCGACATCGCGGTCGCCGACGGAGAGCTGTTCGCGATCCTCGGACCGTCCGGATCCGGCAAGACCACGGTGCTGCGGATGATCGCGGGATTCGAGACCCCCACCGCCGGCACCATCCGCCTGGGCGGGGCCGACGTCACGGGGGTGCCCGCGCGGCACCGCGACGTCAACACCGTGTTCCAGGAGTACGCACTGTTCCCCCACATGACCGTCGCGCAGAACGTCGAGTACGGGCTTCGGGTACGCGGCGTCCCCAAGGCCGAGCGGCGCCGCCGCGCGGCCGACGCGCTGGACATGGTGCGGTTGACCGATCAGGCCCGGCGCCGCCCCATGCAGTTGTCGGGTGGACAACGACAACGTGTGGCGTTGGCGCGCGCGCTCGTCGGGCGTCCGCGCGTACTCCTGCTCGACGAGCCCCTCGGCGCCCTCGACCTCAAGCTGCGCGAGCAGATGCAGGTGGAACTCAAGTCCATCCAGCGCGAGGTGGGAATCACCTTCGTGATCGTGACCCACGATCAGGACGAGGCACTCACGCTGTGTGACCGTCTCGCGGTGTTCAACAACGGGCGCATCGAACAGATCGGACCGGCGCGCGAGGTATACGAACATCCGGCCAACCGCTTCGTCGCCGATTTCGTCGGCACCTCCAACGTGCTCGACGGAGCCGACGCCGTTGCGGTGTTCGGCCGGTCCGGCACACTCGCGGTGCGGCCCGAGCGCATCGCCGTCGCCGCCGCCGGAACCGACCCGGCCACCGGGCATCGCGGTGTCGCGGCGACGGTCACCGAGATCATCTACGCGGGCCCGCTGACCCGCATCGCCGCGACCACCTCCGGCGGCGTCACCGTCAACGCCAGTGTGTTGACAACGAGTTCATCTCTGCCCCAAGACATCTCCCATGGCGCTCCGATCACACTGACGTGGCCGGAGTCCGCGGTCCACCACCTTTCCGACTGA